The Blattabacterium cuenoti genome includes a region encoding these proteins:
- a CDS encoding metal-dependent hydrolase — translation MKITFFSHSTCVLEIHDKYLLIDPFFSGNPLFQNKNFLKYVDLLKKVDYILLTHAHYDHVCDVEFFSQKFNNALVISNYEISNYFEKKGIKTCGMNYGSFISFSFGKLKYVWAAHSSVFNDGTYGGNPGGFLLHTDEGNLYISGDTSLTSEMHIIPSFGKLKLSILPIGGRYTMDIEEAILASDFLKCKKILGVHYNTFEEILIDKDEAKKRFHKNGKELILLEIGESIFI, via the coding sequence ATGAAAATCACTTTTTTTTCTCATAGCACATGTGTATTGGAAATACATGACAAATATTTATTAATAGATCCTTTTTTTTCTGGAAATCCTCTTTTTCAAAATAAAAATTTCTTGAAATATGTTGATCTTTTAAAAAAAGTAGATTATATATTGTTAACTCATGCTCATTATGATCACGTATGTGATGTAGAATTTTTTTCACAAAAATTTAATAATGCTTTAGTTATTTCTAATTATGAGATCTCCAATTATTTTGAAAAAAAAGGAATCAAAACATGTGGAATGAATTATGGATCTTTCATTTCTTTTTCTTTTGGAAAATTAAAATATGTTTGGGCAGCTCATTCTAGTGTTTTTAATGATGGAACTTATGGTGGAAACCCTGGAGGATTTCTCTTACATACAGATGAAGGAAATTTATATATATCGGGAGATACATCTTTGACGAGTGAAATGCATATTATTCCTAGTTTTGGAAAACTGAAACTTTCTATCCTACCAATAGGAGGAAGATATACGATGGATATAGAAGAAGCAATTCTTGCTTCAGATTTTCTGAAGTGCAAGAAAATATTAGGAGTTCATTATAATACTTTTGAAGAAATTCTAATTGATAAAGATGAAGCTAAAAAAAGGTTCCATAAAAATGGAAAAGAACTAATTCTATTAGAAATTGGAGAATCTATATTTATTTAA
- a CDS encoding enolase C-terminal domain-like protein: MKKNNKIGIGECNPILEISVSKNLNHFKNELENLSKKVISLKKTEIHYYRKYISYSSIFFGLEQAFLSLKNKFPILYDSEFTHGKKGISVNALMWLKSFKKNKERTNDIDNLIKEIERKIIKGFSFIKMKISVDSFEDQYLILKIIQKKYPSIKIRVDANGCFENSKKALYCLNKLYDLSIVHSMEQPILSGNWKNMSEICKKSKLPIALDEELGGIHKLKDKKRLLDVIFPKYVVLKPSINGGFYGTKEWILEANKRKIKWWISSSLESNIGINAIAQWAFMMKKKYEDQNIYSHVYGLNTGVLYVNNWSSPLEIKKGSIWYNPSMKWEVSFFNK; the protein is encoded by the coding sequence TTGAAAAAAAATAATAAAATAGGAATAGGAGAATGTAATCCAATATTGGAAATATCAGTTTCAAAAAATTTAAATCACTTTAAAAATGAATTAGAAAATCTTTCCAAAAAAGTAATTTCTTTAAAAAAAACAGAAATACATTATTATCGTAAATATATCTCATATTCATCCATTTTTTTTGGATTAGAACAAGCTTTTTTAAGCTTAAAAAACAAGTTTCCTATATTATATGACTCAGAATTTACTCATGGAAAAAAAGGGATATCTGTAAATGCTTTGATGTGGCTTAAATCCTTTAAAAAAAATAAGGAAAGAACAAATGATATAGATAATCTAATAAAAGAAATAGAAAGAAAAATTATTAAGGGGTTTTCATTTATAAAAATGAAAATTAGCGTGGATTCTTTCGAAGATCAGTATTTAATATTAAAAATAATTCAAAAAAAATATCCATCTATAAAAATACGTGTAGATGCAAATGGTTGTTTTGAAAATTCTAAAAAAGCTTTGTATTGTTTAAATAAACTTTATGATTTAAGTATAGTTCATTCAATGGAACAGCCTATATTATCTGGGAATTGGAAAAATATGTCAGAAATTTGTAAAAAATCAAAATTACCTATAGCATTAGACGAAGAATTAGGAGGTATTCATAAATTAAAAGATAAAAAAAGATTATTGGATGTTATATTTCCTAAATATGTGGTATTGAAGCCTAGTATAAATGGAGGTTTTTATGGAACTAAAGAATGGATATTAGAAGCTAACAAAAGGAAAATTAAATGGTGGATTAGTTCTTCTTTAGAAAGTAACATTGGTATTAATGCTATTGCTCAATGGGCTTTTATGATGAAAAAAAAATATGAAGATCAAAATATTTATTCTCATGTCTATGGATTAAATACAGGAGTTTTGTATGTGAATAATTGGAGTTCTCCTTTAGAAATTAAAAAAGGTTCTATTTGGTATAATCCATCTATGAAATGGGAAGTTTCCTTTTTTAATAAATGA
- a CDS encoding NADP-dependent isocitrate dehydrogenase yields the protein MKKIKVNNPIVEIDGDEMARIIWKYIKKYFILPYLDMEIIYFDLEIKNRNLTNDQITINAAYAIKKYNVGIKCATITPDEDRMKEFHLKKMWKSPNGTIRNIINGTVFREPIIVNNIPRLIPNWKNPICIARHAYADQYKATDFTTEEKGKLYIYFIPDNKKNKSKKFEIHHFMGPGIAMGMYNTDQSICGFARSCFNYSIYKKMPLFLSTKNTIMKSYDGKYKKIFQDLYNTEFKSKFEELKITYEHRLIDDMIAKAIKSNGGFIWACKNYDGDVQSDCIAQGFGSLGMMTSVLLTPDGKTLESEAAHGTITRHYRLYQKGQKTSTNPIASIFSWTRGLKHRAFLDKNMDLKYFSEKMEKTCIDFIESGKMTKDLFQLAYGNKYNNEKNYLDTKTFLKELKILFDKKI from the coding sequence ATGAAAAAAATTAAAGTAAATAATCCTATAGTAGAAATAGATGGAGATGAGATGGCCAGAATTATATGGAAATATATTAAAAAGTATTTTATTCTTCCTTACTTAGATATGGAGATCATTTATTTCGATCTAGAAATAAAAAATAGAAATCTTACCAATGATCAAATAACCATAAACGCTGCTTATGCCATAAAAAAATATAATGTTGGAATTAAATGTGCAACAATAACGCCAGATGAAGATAGGATGAAGGAATTTCATTTGAAAAAAATGTGGAAATCTCCAAATGGAACTATACGAAACATTATTAATGGAACTGTTTTCAGAGAACCTATCATAGTTAATAATATCCCTCGTTTAATACCAAATTGGAAAAATCCTATATGTATAGCCCGTCATGCTTATGCAGACCAATATAAAGCAACAGATTTTACAACTGAGGAAAAAGGAAAACTGTATATTTATTTTATTCCAGATAACAAAAAAAATAAATCAAAAAAATTTGAAATACATCATTTTATGGGCCCTGGAATTGCTATGGGAATGTACAATACGGATCAATCCATATGTGGATTTGCTCGTTCTTGTTTTAATTATTCCATATATAAAAAAATGCCTCTGTTTCTTTCTACCAAGAATACCATTATGAAATCATATGATGGAAAATATAAAAAAATTTTCCAAGATCTATATAACACTGAATTTAAATCAAAATTTGAAGAATTAAAAATTACTTATGAACATCGTTTAATAGATGATATGATAGCAAAAGCAATCAAATCAAATGGAGGATTCATATGGGCTTGTAAAAATTATGATGGGGATGTACAATCTGATTGCATTGCTCAAGGATTTGGATCATTAGGGATGATGACTTCAGTCTTACTTACTCCAGATGGAAAAACCTTAGAATCTGAAGCGGCTCATGGGACTATAACCCGACATTATCGATTATATCAGAAAGGGCAAAAGACCTCTACCAATCCTATTGCTTCTATTTTTTCCTGGACTAGAGGACTTAAACATCGTGCTTTTTTAGATAAAAATATGGATTTGAAATATTTTTCTGAAAAAATGGAAAAAACATGTATAGATTTTATAGAATCCGGAAAAATGACTAAAGATTTGTTTCAATTAGCTTATGGAAATAAATATAACAATGAAAAAAATTATTTAGACACCAAAACCTTTCTTAAAGAATTAAAAATTCTTTTCGATAAAAAAATATAA
- a CDS encoding AMP-binding protein gives MWIDFSSKKTLNDSYSNFFKGNFHWKNAIFSFLKKWYNNESILSVSTSGTTGSPKIIYFKKKHFFERAIKTVEFLKLKKRGVRGLLCLSPDFIAAKMFLVRAMIFKWKIYCVPPSSNPLINIKEHFDITSMVPMQVFFSLKYLKYIKILLIGGCPISNFLERKLKNISTICYATYGMTETLGHVALRKISGSNKFTFYKSFQDIHLSVDKRNCLKILSPCSRNFLQTNDIVHMRSNDTFYWKGRYDNVINSGGIKIIPELIEKKISSFIPFHKRFFISSIPNKILGEEIVLVIEGDPFPLKFPEIIFNGKNKFHKPKKIFFFSNFIENSLGKVRRKEIMNKLIQKIQIFIFVLYFFIEKNF, from the coding sequence ATGTGGATTGATTTTTCTTCTAAAAAAACATTGAATGATTCTTATTCCAATTTTTTCAAAGGAAATTTTCATTGGAAAAATGCTATTTTTTCATTTTTAAAAAAATGGTATAATAATGAATCTATATTATCTGTTTCAACTTCTGGAACTACAGGTTCTCCAAAAATAATATATTTTAAAAAAAAGCATTTTTTTGAAAGAGCTATAAAAACTGTCGAATTTTTAAAACTAAAAAAAAGGGGAGTAAGAGGTTTATTATGTTTATCTCCAGATTTTATAGCAGCTAAAATGTTTTTAGTTCGTGCTATGATTTTTAAGTGGAAAATTTATTGTGTTCCTCCATCGTCTAATCCTTTAATAAATATCAAAGAACATTTCGATATTACATCAATGGTTCCCATGCAAGTTTTTTTTAGTTTAAAATATTTAAAATATATTAAAATTCTTTTAATAGGAGGATGTCCCATTTCCAATTTTTTGGAAAGGAAATTAAAAAATATTTCAACTATTTGTTATGCTACTTATGGAATGACAGAAACATTGGGTCATGTAGCTCTAAGAAAAATTAGTGGATCAAATAAATTTACTTTTTATAAATCATTTCAAGATATACATTTGAGTGTAGATAAAAGAAATTGCTTGAAAATTTTATCACCATGTTCTAGGAATTTTTTACAAACAAATGATATAGTTCATATGAGATCTAATGATACATTTTACTGGAAAGGAAGATATGATAATGTAATCAATAGTGGAGGAATAAAAATTATTCCTGAATTAATAGAAAAAAAAATAAGTTCTTTTATTCCTTTTCATAAACGATTTTTTATATCTTCAATTCCAAATAAAATTTTGGGAGAAGAAATAGTATTAGTTATTGAGGGAGATCCTTTTCCACTCAAATTTCCAGAAATTATTTTCAATGGAAAAAATAAATTTCACAAACCAAAAAAAATTTTCTTTTTTTCTAATTTTATAGAAAATTCACTTGGAAAAGTGAGAAGAAAAGAGATTATGAATAAATTAATTCAAAAAATACAAATTTTTATATTTGTATTATATTTTTTTATCGAAAAGAATTTTTAA
- the cysD gene encoding sulfate adenylyltransferase subunit CysD, protein MKTYYLNYLEELESESIHIYREVAGQFDKPCLLFSGGKDSILLVHLALKAFKPGKIPFPLVHIDTGYNFPETLEFRNWLVKEIKEEIIIRKVEKTIVQRNLSEPKGRFPNRNVLQSYTLIDTIEEFQFDACIGGGRRDEEKARSKERIFSIRNEFGFWDPKLQRPELWNIYNGKIYKGENVRVFPISNWTEIDVWNYIKKENILLPSIYFSHERRAINIRGKWMAISDLIKPNPDEVVHIKKLRYRTIGDMTCTAAIESMATNVEQIIQELLNTKISERGQTRIDDSFSETAMEDRKKQGYF, encoded by the coding sequence ATGAAAACTTATTATTTAAATTATTTAGAAGAATTAGAATCAGAATCTATTCATATTTATAGGGAAGTAGCAGGACAGTTTGATAAACCGTGTTTGTTATTTTCTGGAGGAAAAGACTCTATTTTATTAGTTCATTTAGCCTTAAAAGCTTTTAAACCTGGAAAAATACCATTTCCTTTAGTTCATATTGATACTGGATATAATTTTCCTGAAACATTGGAATTTAGAAATTGGCTAGTAAAAGAAATTAAAGAAGAAATTATTATACGAAAAGTAGAAAAAACTATAGTTCAAAGAAATTTATCTGAGCCTAAAGGAAGATTTCCCAATAGGAATGTTTTACAATCTTATACGTTGATAGATACTATTGAAGAATTTCAATTTGATGCATGTATTGGAGGAGGACGTAGAGATGAAGAAAAAGCAAGATCCAAAGAAAGAATTTTTTCTATTAGAAATGAATTTGGATTCTGGGATCCTAAACTGCAAAGACCTGAATTATGGAATATTTATAATGGAAAAATATATAAAGGAGAAAATGTGAGAGTTTTTCCAATTAGTAATTGGACAGAAATAGATGTATGGAATTATATAAAAAAAGAAAATATTTTATTGCCTTCCATTTATTTTTCGCATGAAAGAAGAGCTATTAATATTCGAGGAAAATGGATGGCAATATCTGATTTGATTAAACCCAATCCTGATGAGGTTGTCCACATCAAAAAATTACGTTATCGTACTATAGGAGATATGACTTGCACAGCAGCTATAGAATCAATGGCTACTAATGTTGAACAAATAATTCAAGAACTTTTAAATACAAAAATAAGTGAAAGAGGTCAAACCAGAATAGACGATTCTTTTTCTGAAACAGCTATGGAAGATAGAAAAAAACAAGGATACTTTTAA
- the menA gene encoding 1,4-dihydroxy-2-naphthoate octaprenyltransferase, which translates to MRLKYWIYAARLHTLPLSFSGITLSFLVSKSRVHVNLKIYIFCVLTALLLQILANFSNDYGDSITGVDNFKRIGPKRTIQCGLISLSKMKKAIYLFSILSFLSGFLLLYQSISYKKIFVFLFYFIGVFVCIYSSIKYSIGSSPYGYIIGMGDLFVFIFFGLISVEGSYFLYTQTLHMDMFLLSLSMGLLNVAVLNINNMRDLNNDYENGKYTIAGWLGMKRAKLYHAISIFISIFLGAFFIFLNQKTIYQWIFFILVVMFLIYHVKIILFLKDDKLFNLELKRLVLIVFLYGLSIGGSNFL; encoded by the coding sequence ATGAGATTAAAGTATTGGATCTATGCAGCTCGTTTACATACTTTACCTTTATCTTTTTCTGGAATAACTTTAAGTTTTCTTGTTTCTAAGTCTAGAGTTCATGTCAATTTAAAAATATACATTTTTTGTGTCCTTACAGCTTTATTATTGCAAATATTGGCTAATTTTTCAAATGATTATGGAGATAGCATAACAGGAGTTGATAATTTTAAACGTATAGGTCCAAAAAGAACAATTCAATGTGGGCTTATTTCTTTATCGAAAATGAAGAAAGCTATTTATTTGTTTTCTATATTATCTTTTTTATCAGGATTTTTATTGCTTTATCAAAGCATTTCATACAAAAAAATTTTTGTTTTTTTATTTTATTTTATAGGAGTTTTTGTTTGTATTTATAGTTCTATAAAGTACTCTATTGGATCTTCTCCTTATGGATATATAATAGGAATGGGGGATTTATTTGTTTTCATTTTCTTTGGACTTATTTCAGTAGAAGGAAGTTATTTTTTATATACACAGACCTTACATATGGATATGTTTTTATTATCATTATCTATGGGGTTGTTAAATGTAGCTGTTTTAAACATAAATAATATGAGAGATTTAAATAATGATTATGAAAACGGAAAATATACTATAGCAGGATGGTTGGGGATGAAACGTGCAAAATTATATCATGCTATTTCCATATTTATTTCAATTTTTTTAGGAGCTTTTTTTATTTTTTTGAATCAAAAAACCATTTACCAATGGATTTTCTTTATATTAGTCGTCATGTTTTTAATTTATCATGTTAAAATAATCCTTTTTTTAAAGGATGATAAGTTGTTTAACTTGGAGTTAAAAAGACTAGTTTTGATTGTTTTTTTGTATGGATTAAGTATAGGGGGCAGCAATTTTTTATAA
- a CDS encoding phosphoadenylyl-sulfate reductase, with translation MKNMKWKVSSQECLSDLSKEIKSTSVEDKLRTLSNFFPGKIVFSTSFNIEDQLISHFILSNKIPIKIFTLDTGRLFEETYKVWKDTNKFYGYSISAYSPNQDSLEKFLSENGPNSFYDNVKNRVKCCFLRKVEPLKRALKGNFVWVTGLRAEHSVERKKLNYLEWDSKYHLIKYHPLYDWKLESIEKMVKKYKIPYNPLYDKGFLSIGCSPCTRSVKFGESYRSGRWWWEDDTIKKECGLHTKK, from the coding sequence ATGAAAAATATGAAATGGAAAGTTTCATCACAAGAATGTTTATCTGATCTTTCAAAAGAAATTAAGTCCACTTCTGTAGAGGATAAATTAAGAACTCTTTCAAATTTTTTTCCAGGAAAAATAGTTTTTTCTACAAGTTTTAACATTGAAGATCAATTAATTTCTCATTTTATTTTATCAAATAAAATTCCCATAAAAATATTCACTTTAGATACAGGAAGATTGTTTGAAGAAACTTATAAAGTTTGGAAAGATACAAATAAATTTTATGGATATTCTATTTCTGCTTATTCTCCTAATCAAGATAGTTTGGAGAAATTTTTGTCAGAAAATGGACCAAATTCATTTTATGATAATGTAAAAAATAGAGTAAAATGTTGTTTTTTACGTAAAGTAGAACCACTAAAAAGAGCTTTAAAAGGAAACTTTGTATGGGTCACCGGATTGCGAGCAGAACATTCTGTAGAGAGAAAAAAACTAAATTATTTGGAATGGGATTCAAAATATCATTTGATTAAATATCATCCTCTTTATGATTGGAAATTAGAAAGTATAGAGAAAATGGTAAAAAAATACAAAATTCCTTATAATCCTTTATACGACAAAGGTTTTTTAAGCATAGGATGTTCTCCATGTACTCGTTCAGTTAAATTTGGGGAGAGCTATCGAAGTGGGCGTTGGTGGTGGGAGGATGACACTATAAAAAAAGAATGTGGGTTACACACTAAAAAGTAA